A single window of Venturia canescens isolate UGA chromosome 3, ASM1945775v1, whole genome shotgun sequence DNA harbors:
- the LOC122408406 gene encoding T-cell immunomodulatory protein, translating into MNRKYVIAAFLVTLLSSISCSDITRAVFGDVLDGMPAAFGDFNSDELTDVFVLRKERKTLEILLASDQEPLLQPNVNLSCTFKDFVTSVVPGDFDGDVFMDVLVTTFNRETKAMRAHILWGGTGQINCPNETDPMVEMHGQPLTVDYNQDMIIDLFGLNTEDQRTFWIFNKNRTSPTAIPMEPSHELRTLLPIRKPHANAFLDLNADFLPDLVVTTKKYFEVWRGISNGFVFNHTIELPYNITNRTSFPGHIGQSLYLDVELTGKIELVLPICTTADCESSAIMIHSDGVWHNLDIKFQDNDHVTWGFVPHDAISHLYTDTITLRGGDFNMDGYPDLLATLRSHPRNPANSQTRSFLLLNTPCNTCGDFNRTFQVRWNALSPFNNESVMAVFYDFYQDGILDVILVEFDKTNNNYKTAAFKNSLDYDANFVKVMVLTGLTNSKYPISPGTLGKKKRTYGTNLPGPSIAYKTITQDGSPRSAIAAQLPQSAHFSLNLPYTTFGLGRTPNFIDTLTIGVSGKLREWPQIIPNSQMVVIPNPISEPTRWKAQLFVTPSKLILLSVIALTATCGLIAVIIIGLYWKERREDKIERLQEAHRFHFDAM; encoded by the exons ATGAATCGCAAGTATGTAATTGCAGCGTTTTTGGTAACGCTGTTGTCATCGATATCTTGCAGCGACATAACGCGAGCGGTATTCGGTGACGTGTTAGATGGAATGCCAGCGGCATTTGGTGACTTCAATTCGGATGAGTTGACAGACGTCTTTGTGCTTCGAAAGGAGCGaaaaacacttgaaattttattggcTTCGGACCAAGAGCCTCTCCTCCAACCAAATGTGAATTTGAGTTGTACGTTCAAGGATTTTGTGACGAGCGTAGTGCCGGGGGATTTCGATGGGGATGTTTTTATGGATGTTCTGGTGACGACATTCAACAGAGAAACAAAAGCGATGCGAGCTCATATTTTGTGGGGTGGCACTGGTCAGATTAATTGTCCTAACGAGACAGATCCGATGGTTGAAATGCATGGTCAACCATTAACCGTGGATTACAATCAGGATATGATAATTGATCTATTTGGTTTGAACACCGAAGATCAACGAACGTTCTGgatattcaacaaaaatcgaaCTTCTCCAACAGCCATACCGATGGAGCCCAGTCATGAGCTTCGTACTCTTCTTCCAATAAGAAAGCCGCACGCTAATGCTTTCCTTGATCTGAACGCTGATTTTCTCCCAGATCTCGTTGTAACaacgaaaaagtattttgaagTATGGCGTGGAATTTCAAACGGTTTTGTATTCAATCACACCATAGAACTACCTTATAACATAACTAATCGCACCTCGTTTCCTGGACACATCGGCCAATCGCTCTACCTCGACGTGGAGTTGACAGGGAAAATAGAATTAGTCTTGCCGATTTGTACAACGGCTGATTGCGAGTCGAGTGCCATAATGATTCACAGTGACGGTGTTTGGCACAATCTTGACATTAAGTTCCAGGACAATGATCACGTTACGTGGGGCTTTGTACCGCACGACGCGATCTCTCATCTGTACACCGATACCATTACCCTTCGAGGTGGTGATTTCAATATGGATGGATATCCCGACTTATTGGCAACTCTTCGATCTCACCCTCGCAATCCTGCAAACTCACAGACTAGATCGTTTTTGCTACTCAACACACCGTGCAACACGTGCGGTGATTTTAACCGCACTTTTCAAGTTCGATGGAACGCTCTCAGTCCCTTCAACAACGAAAGCGTCATGGctgttttttatgatttttatcaaGATGGAATTCTTGATGTTATCCTCGTTGAATTTGACAAAACCAACAACAATTACAAAACAGCCGCTTTCAAAAACAGTCTCGACTATGATGCCAACTTCGTTAAAGTTATGGTACTCACTGGTTTGACGAACAGCAAATATCCCATTTCCCCTGGCACCTTGGGCAAGAAGAAACGAACTTACGGGACCAATTTACCTGGTCCTTCCATTGCGTATAAAACTATCACGCAAGATGGCAGTCCAAGGAGTGCTATTGCGGCACAACTACCACAGAGTGCTCACTTTTCACTTAATTTACCATACACGACTTTTGGCCTTGGCAGAACTCCTAACTTTATTGATACTTTAACCATCGGG GTATCCGGTAAGTTGCGAGAATGGCCACAAATAATCCCGAACTCACAGATGGTCGTGATACCAAATCCAATCAGCGAGCCCACGAGATGGAAGGCTCAGTTATTCGTCACACCAAGCAAGCTTATTTTACTGAGTGTCATAGCACTTACAGCCACCTGCGGTTTAATTGCCGTGATAATCATCGGTCTTTATTGGAAGGAAAGACGAGAGGATAAAATCGAGAGATTA